From the Elaeis guineensis isolate ETL-2024a chromosome 16, EG11, whole genome shotgun sequence genome, the window CCTATCAATCGAACatatattcttttaaaaaaattatatttcgtTCTatctttaaatataatttttcaaaatgtaTATATTTTGAATGCCTCAACGCTAATGTCACACCACCatcaagacttttttttttttttttttttgactacatACACCATCAAGACTTTAATGCCGGATTTTCCAAGAACAAGTTTCGTAGGTGCCGATAAATATCGCTTGGCTTGAGGCCGTAATCCAGAAGACGTCAAGACAAACAAGCCATCCTCCCACTGTCCTCTCGCCCACTTTTCGTGGTTGTTTCACCTCCAACTCTTCTCACTCTGCCATCCCGTTCTCCCCACTTGTCTTCGTATTTCATGTGTGATTGTCTGAGATGTCTGGAGACGCCAAGGTAACAACTTTGTTATTTGTATCAACAATTCAATTCATTTTGGGAGTAATGAATGGATTTTGCAAGCatcttttcccttctttttcaTTTACTTTATAACTTTTTGCTTTTGATCTTTTTCTCCTGGAATCAAAGAATAATTCTTGGTGGGATTCTCTTCTTGTTATGCTtttctcttatctcttctttaaTGAATTACTTATTTTCTATAGTTTTGAACAAGTAATTCTGGTTCTTCTTATTGAGTTTATAACTAATGAACTTAATTATTTGTGGTAATTGCAGAAGCTTGTGTTGAAATTGGATTTGCACGATGACAGGGCCAAAAAGAAGGCTATGAAAACAGTCTCCAGCTTCGAAGGCATCAATCATTTCGTTTCATCTTTGTGAATTTGTCCCCAAGATAAAGCTTTCTAAAGTTCATAATGAACCAAGTCCATAGTGCTATTAAAACCATGAATCTAACTGAGTTTTAGTAAAAGAATTATCAAaaattttcctttctttctttctttctttcttgtatAGGAATAAGTATTGCtaaacttttgatcatctattctTTCAACAGGGATTAATTCCCTCACCATGGACatgaaagagaagaagttgacgGTGACTGGAACTGTGGACCCAGTTGCTGTCGTGCGCAAGCTAAGAAAATCCTGGTATGCCGAAATTTCTTCGGTCGGGCCAGCCAAAGAAGAGAACAAGAAAGAGGAGCCCAAAAAGGAGGAGCCCAAGAAGGGTGAGAACAAGCCAACCAATCCATGGCCAGGAAATCCTAATGCGATTGTGTATTACTACGTTCCGGCTGCTGAGGAGAATCCAATGGCTTGTGCGATCCTTTAGCAGTTGCTTCATCAATCGGACAAGGAATAGAAGATATTGATCCATGCCTGGTCTAAAGATGGGCTCAAAGATTAAAGGGGTGGATATGTAAATAGGATGATGGGAACTAAGatggttatttatgatgaattaagTATATGAATAATGATGAGTGAATGTATGATGTAATAAGGATTGTTGGTAGCCATTATTTAggagttttttctttttctatttcatGTCTTTCCAGTTGAATATCTGTTTTAAGGGCTATGTACAAAAGAAAGAGGCTTTGGAATTGGATTAACAAGTaatgtttttatttttcatgagatTTGTTTCCACAcctcgtcttcttcttcttggactTTCTGTGTGTTTGAAGCaaatgatctagatttacttTTGATTGGTCGTGACTGGCTATAAGTACCTGGCCTTTTTGTATTGGATTTATTGACATGCTTAATTGCACATCCATGGCATGACATGTTTTGTACACTCATTCATGCATCAATTAAACCTCCTCTTGATATTCTCACATCTCCTGTGCACACCTCATCTTGTTTCTTATCCTCTTTTGTTCCATCAGTTTATGTTTTCCAGCAGCATGGAGAAGATCAATACCAAATCATTCTTGTCAAAGAAACTTCATGGAGATTAAACTATCAAAAAAACATGCATCTTTAGATTTTAATGTATTTATCAATGTTGACTTTCATTTCAGGAGCAGGCATTGGCTACCCGGTCAATCCTTAACAGATTTTtagtttgattttataaaatcaggaGGTAACGGCTGCATCTCATTTGTCACAACGGCAAACCACATGGCCCAGCTGCGGCAGCATGAATGTTGAAGTGATTTTAGATTATATAATCCCTAATGGTAGCACAATTTTTATGGCATATAAATATAACACTGGATTGTGACATGAACCCACCCATACTTGTCAATCATCTTAAAATATTTAGAGCATAACCGATCTAGAATTGTTGTGATGGAAAACAATAATTATCATATGAGGCAGTCAAGACCTCCCTTGCAAGGAACCAGGATTTCTTCACCAACTCTTTAGATAATTTGAAGCTTTGAATCTGCTCAAATAATTATTCATGAACTTGTCAAACAGGTTGGAGATAATATTGCTCCTCTGACCAAatcaggaaggaagagagagagagagagagagatgttgaAACTAACCCCATCCAAGCAAGAGAACTACATTACTTTTCAAGGCATCATCTAACTCAGCTGTCACCCAATAATTGCTGGAAAAAATGTCATTTTTTGACCATTTCATGGTTGCAAGTAATGTCCATGCCAATCTTACATGTTCATTCCATTCATATATTTTTTACTTTCctcaattcaaataagaaaatggaGTTTACTTTGTCAAGTTCCTTAAAGAAATCacaagttgttgaaaattattcgTATATCTATTTTTAAAAACAAAATAAGCTGTTGGTAGTCATTCCTAAGAAGCAAAAATCATTCCATGATGCAAACATAGTTTTCCAAGAGCAAACTCAGCATCGCCATCATGTGAACTTGACAGAACTTGGGTACTTGCCACCTCCATTGCTTCTTTAGTCTTGTAAATTAGATGGCAACAGCTATTTCATTGGTCACtattgcggtcaatcccctcgtcgtctgatcaTCGAGAACGGACACCTGCAAAGACAATCCTCACTGACAGGAGATGTCTCCGACGggaaccctccgatgcttaagtcagagaggagactaggcaacagtaaaaaGAACCAGAGGCTCAgaaagcttgagaaagcttaagaGAGTTTGAGAAAGCTTatcaaaactgttgccttaccccattttatagtagaatgcggtatggtcccgttattaatggtgcagacaactgagaagttgtcaaatcgtcggggacTATCAAATCGttgtgggttgtcaggtcatcagaattaatCCGTGTCCTTGACGGGACAATGCCCCATGACGatcgtacagcatgtccttggcaggacaacagtCCATAATGAttgtacggcgtttggacgggctggccgattatatgtcggtatttgattgccgagacgtcgggtgatgactcgaaaacaccgtcggctgatctgatgtcttgtggaagtcggacgtcggctgccacccccgacatagagtcggtgatatgggttcggccggtTGGGAACAGTACTGGTCTGATTGGCCGGCATACCTTTGGCCGGATaacgtcggcagtcattgtcggaatcGTCTATCCATCAAGTGGATAGAGTCGGATGTCGGTCGGACCGTTCCGAGGATAGGTCGGCATATAGGGGTCAGCCGGTATATCCTAACAGTCACCATAGCCAACCTTATAGCCGGCTGATGCTAAATGTTGGAACATGATTTAAGACTCACATCCTCTGTTAAAATTGCACCTAAACATGTTCAGCTGAAATCAATTGTATCAAGATGCGGGGCCACAACAGGATTGTCTCATGTTTGATAGCACAAATGCTACTTTAGACTCTAGAGTCACATCTATCATATGATTTATGGCCTTTCTAATGGTTAAGATGTCATGAGACGGTATTTGTCACATCATCCTGTGTTGAGCCTGTCACACACTTGAAGATCAGAGCATCATGTATCTTATTTTACATGTCGACCTGGAGTTCACCAAACACTTCTAAAATGTAACCTTCCATGCATTTGATCAACTTGAAGGGTATCAGGTCCCCACAAAGCTGTTTTTTGCTGCATATATATGACCAGGGAACCGAAGCAACATATGCATGCAAACATTATATGGTGGGTTAAGTTTGAATTTGGGACAAGTTATGTGATGGTTAAGTCCTAAAAACATCTCAAATGACAGCAAAGAGAAGCTGACCGTGGTGGAGAAAACAAATGTCGTGGAAAAATAGAGATCACAAGAGAATATGAAACCTGATAAGGTACTTGAAGCACCATGTTGCTCCATTCAATATATTTCAGTGACATCAGAAAGATCAGTAGAATTCTGCATTGCGGAAACTAATGACAACATCTCTGCAGATTACTACAAACATGGGATATACCTGAAAAGAATCAGAATACTAGAAAAAACAACAGAATATCGAACACATGCCAAGATTCATTGGAATAGTAGCTAAAGAAAAACTGGTCATTGAAacaaataatatttatatcacgAATTAAACTCTGAGTATGATAATTCACTTATCTTCTCAGCTCTGAGAGCCACATAAGAAGCAAACCTACAAATCTAACTCACAGCCACATAACAGTTCACTTACTTTCAGCTTCAGGAAGATGGAACCAATTGATCCATGCCCTCCAAAGTGTGGAAGATGCATCGAGACTATGGCCTCCTCATTGCTAGATGCTTCGATATAATTCTCAAGTCATTTCCTCCTCCAGGCGTCTAAGAGGATAGCACTTGATGTCAAACGTGAGaagaattttaaatcaaatatctaCTAACAAAAACACATGATCCCACGAATTATTAGAAAAAGTGGCTCTTGGTTTATAACATAATGCTtttaaaaagttatatcttttaacAGTTAATGGAACCACTGTGTGCTAAACTTGGGAGGAAGTGGAGTTCATTTGGCAAACATCTTTCTGAGCCAAATTATGCATCAAGCCCTGCTGCTGCCACTAGTACTACGTGATTTTATTCAGCAATTCATTTGTACTTCCCAGACTACGAACTATAATAAGATAACTTAGTCATGCCTGGAAACTCATAATATTTATTTTGTTTAGTCTGCTATAAGTTTTGGAACTTTCTGGAAGAACTAAAAGGCTTTATACCACTCATGACTGCTTAGATTCATTTCCTTACTGTTCATATTTAGGTTTACGGAACAAAACCACAATAGGTAGGCTTTCTGACATTGAAGTTCCAAAGAACAGGGTCTTCCATACAAATGGAACCTGTTAAAGCTCAAAGATGTTAGAGACAAGGTATGCAATCACCTTTCCCTTTCTTGCTGTCAGCAGCAGTGTTGATGAAAGGATTAGAATGTAAAATTGTTCTCAAAAAATTTGTTTGATACTAGTTCTTCTTATTCAAGCCAAGAAAGGACTGTTTGTTACATAATTTTTATTGTGTTCTCTGAGAGGTAAGCTACAGGACAAACTACCATAGGAGACATGATGTAAACTTGCAACCTTCGAACAACACATTAGGTCAAGAGGGCATGTCCCTATTGCTGGATGTTACCATTATTAGCAGGGTTTGAGACTGGTTGATTGAGATATTGTGTTATAACGGTTGGATAAAGATTAGCAAAAGAGCTTATTTTTATTTGGGAAGGGATAATTTGTAACATGGTAGTCCTTATTAGTTTATTATCATGGAACATCTATTTCTCATATTCCATTAACATTCATCGATAAAATTGAATGgtatattttctttttattttccccCCAATTTTGGGGGGATCCAGGctgtgttcttcttcttcttcttcatcttcttctttgttGGGGGGAGTGGGGTTTTCGGGGTTGTTATCCGCATTTTGATTAATTGGAGTTAAATATCACGACCTACTAAAGAGATGATCATGCCTATTTAGGAAAATGCTGTACCATCTGGTATGGCAAGGATGCATGTGAAAGCTGATAACATGGGCAAACATAGATCACTGCCAATATTCATTGGATTAGTAGTTAAAGGGAAACTGATCTTTATAGAAATAAGGTTCATAGGTCTAATTGAACTCTGAGCAAAATAGTTCAATTATCTtgtctcaaaaaagaaaaagttgaATTACAAAATCAGCTCATGCCACCTAAGAAGCAAAGTTACAAAGTAAAAATGCACTAGGTACCACAAGACTTGCATTGGAAAATTCAATTACTTATTGGAATCACTAGTGGTATCATCCTGCCAAGTTGCTTGCCATTGCTTGTCATAGAATGTTGTCTCTTCAAGAATGTTCTTCAGGTTTTCAATATCTTTGTTTTCCCCAATTAGCAGCACCCAAACTATTGCTATCAAAAATAAAGTTTTGCAGAAGAAGTTTCCC encodes:
- the LOC105059432 gene encoding heavy metal-associated isoprenylated plant protein 39, encoding MSGDAKKLVLKLDLHDDRAKKKAMKTVSSFEGINSLTMDMKEKKLTVTGTVDPVAVVRKLRKSWYAEISSVGPAKEENKKEEPKKEEPKKGENKPTNPWPGNPNAIVYYYVPAAEENPMACAIL